Proteins found in one Canis aureus isolate CA01 chromosome 19, VMU_Caureus_v.1.0, whole genome shotgun sequence genomic segment:
- the KEAP1 gene encoding kelch-like ECH-associated protein 1: MQPEPGPSGAGARTRFLPLRSQRPEGAGDTVMYASTECKAEVTPSQHGNRTFSYTLEDHTKQAFGIMNELRLSQQLCDVTLQVKYEDAPAAQFMAHKVVLASSSPVFKAMFTNGLREQGMEVVSIEGIHPKVMERLIEFAYTASISMGEKCVLHVMNGAVMYQIDSVVRACSDFLVQQLDPSNAIGIANFAEQIGCAELHQRAREYIYMHFGEVAKQEEFFNLSHCQLVTLISRDDLNVRCESEVFHACINWVKYDCEQRRFYVQALLRAVRCHSLTPHFLQMQLQKCEILQSDSRCKDYLVKIFQELTLHKPTQVMPCRAPKVGRLIYTAGGYFRQSLSYLEAYNPSDGTWLRLADLQVPRSGLAGCVVGGLLYAVGGRNNSPDGNTDSSALDCYNPMTNQWSPCASMSVPRNRIGVGVIDGHIYAVGGSHGCIHHNSVERYEPERDEWHLVAPMLTRRIGVGVAVLNRLLYAVGGFDGTNRLSSAECYYPERNEWRMITPMNTIRSGAGVCVLHNCIYAAGGYDGQDQLNSVERYDVETETWTFVAPMKHRRSALGITVHQGRIYVLGGYDGHTFLDSVECYDPDTDTWSEVTHMTSGRSGVGVAVTMEPCRKQIDQQNCTC; this comes from the exons ATGCAGCCGGAACCTGGGCCTAGCGGGGCTGGGGCCCGCACTCGATTCCTTCCCCTGAGGTCACAGCGCCCCGAGGGGGCAGGGGACACGGTGATGTACGCCTCCACCGAGTGCAAAGCCGAGGTGACGCCCTCCCAGCACGGCAACCGCACCTTCAGCTACACGCTGGAGGACCACACCAAGCAGGCCTTCGGCATCATGAACGAGCTGCGGCTCAGCCAGCAGCTGTGTGACGTCACGCTGCAGGTCAAATACGAGGACGCGCCAGCTGCCCAGTTCATGGCTCACAAGGTGGTGCTGGCCTCATCCAGCCCCGTCTTCAAGGCCATGTTCACCAATGGGCTACGGGAGCAGGGCATGGAGGTGGTGTCCATTGAGGGCATCCACCCCAAGGTCATGGAGCGCCTAATTGAGTTTGCCTACACGGCCTCCATCTCCATGGGTGAGAAGTGCGTGCTCCACGTGATGAATGGCGCCGTCATGTACCAGATCGACAGCGTCGTCCGTGCCTGCAGTGACTTCCTCGTGCAGCAGCTGGACCCCAGCAATGCCATTGGCATTGCCAACTTCGCTGAACAGATCGGCTGCGCCGAGCTGCACCAGCGTGCCCGCGAGTACATCTATATGCACTTCGGAGAG GTGGCCAAGCAAGAGGAGTTCTTCAACTTGTCCCATTGCCAGCTGGTGACTCTCATCAGCCGAGACGATCTGAATGTGCGCTGCGAGTCCGAGGTCTTCCACGCCTGTATCAACTGGGTCAAGTATGATTGTGAGCAGCGGCGCTTCTATGTCCAGGCATTGCTCCGGGCTGTGCGATGTCACTCGCTCACACCCCACTTCCTGCAGATGCAGCTGCAGAAGTGTGAGATCTTGCAGTCGGACTCCCGCTGCAAGGACTACCTGGTCAAGATCTTCCAGGAGCTGACCTTGCATAAGCCCACGCAGGTGATGCCCTGTCGGGCGCCCAAAGTGGGCCGGCTCATCTACACCGCTGGTGGCTACTTCCGCCAGTCACTCAGCTACCTAGAGGCCTACAACCCCAGTGATGGCACTTGGCTCCGATTGGCAGACCTGCAGGTGCCTCGTAGTGGCCTGGCGGGCTGCGTAGTGGGTGGGCTGCTGTATGCTGTGGGCGGCCGGAACAACTCGCCAGACGGCAACACCGACTCCAGCGCCCTGGACTGCTATAACCCCATGACCAACCAGTGGTCGCCCTGTGCCTCCATGAGTGTACCACGCAATCGGATTGGGGTTGGGGTCATTGATGGGCACATCTATGCTGTCGGTGGCTCCCACGGCTGCATCCACCACAACAGTGTGGAGAG GTATGAGCCAGAACGGGATGAGTGGCACTTGGTGGCTCCCATGCTGACTCGAAGGATCGGGGTGGGAGTGGCTGTCCTCAACCGTTTGCTCTATGCCGTCGGGGGCTTTGATGGAACAAACCGCCTCAGCTCAGCAGAGTGTTACTACCCCGAGAGAAATGAGTGGCGAATGATCACACCCATGAACACCATCCGAAGTGGGGCAG GAGTCTGTGTCCTGCACAACTGTATCTATGCTGCGGGGGGCTATGATGGTCAGGACCAGCTGAACAGCGTGGAGCGCTATGATGTAGAGACGGAAACGTGGACTTTTGTAGCTCCCATGAAGCATCGGCGAAGTGCCCTAGGGATTACTGTGCACCAGGGAAGAATCTACgttctgg GAGGCTACGATGGCCACACATTCCTGGACAGTGTGGAGTGTTATGACCCAGACACAGACACCTGGAGTGAGGTGACCCACATGACATCCGGCCGGAGCGGGGTGGGTGTCGCTGTCACCATGGAACCCTGCCGGAAGCAGATCGACCAGCAGAACTGTACCTGTTGA